TGGCGCGGGCGGTGTCGAGCAGGTCCGGCTCGTACAGGGACTTGCCCACCGGGTGGCCGGCGGCAGCCAGGAAGGTGTTGGCAATGCCGCCGCCAACGATCAACTGGTTGCAGATCTGGCTCAGGCTGTTGAGGACGTCCAGCTTGGTGGACACCTTGGAACCGGCCACGATGGCCGCCATCGGTTGTGCCGGAGCGCCCAGGGCCTTGCCCAGTGCATCCAGCTCGGCCGCCAGCAGCGGGCCGGCGGCAGCGACCTTGGCGAACTTGGCCACGCCATGGGTCGAGCCTTCGGCGCGGTGAGCGGTGCCAAAGGCGTCCATCACGAACACGTCGCACAGCGCAGCGTATTGCTGGGCCAGCTCGTCACTGTTTTTCTTCTCGCCCTTGTTGAAGCGCACGTTTTCGAACAGCACGATGTCGCCGGCTTTCACCTCGACGCCGCCCAGGTAGTCAGCCACCAACGGCACTTCGCGGCCCAAGGCCTTGCTCAGGTATTCGGCCACCGGCTTGAGGCTGTTTTCAGCCGAGAACTCGCCTTCGGTCGGGCGACCCAGGTGGGAGCAGACCATCACGGCCGCGCCTTTTTCCAGGGCCAGCTTGATGGTCGGCAGCGAGGCCAGGATTCGCGC
This region of Pseudomonas sp. MUP55 genomic DNA includes:
- a CDS encoding phosphoglycerate kinase; protein product: MTVLKMSDLDLQGKRVLIREDLNVPVKDGVVTSDARILASLPTIKLALEKGAAVMVCSHLGRPTEGEFSAENSLKPVAEYLSKALGREVPLVADYLGGVEVKAGDIVLFENVRFNKGEKKNSDELAQQYAALCDVFVMDAFGTAHRAEGSTHGVAKFAKVAAAGPLLAAELDALGKALGAPAQPMAAIVAGSKVSTKLDVLNSLSQICNQLIVGGGIANTFLAAAGHPVGKSLYEPDLLDTARAIAAKVSVPLPVDVVVAKEFAESAEATVKLIADVAADDMILDIGPQTAANFAELLKASQTILWNGPVGVFEFDQFGNGTKVLAKAIAESSAFSIAGGGDTLAAIDKYGVADQISYISTGGGAFLEFVEGKVLPAVEVLETRAKG